The Chloroflexota bacterium genome window below encodes:
- a CDS encoding peroxiredoxin has translation MPEAKDQCVTPAKGPILAPETSAAPAPTSAKEVAKMIARVGKPAPDFELPAFVNGGFKNIKLSDYKGQWVILCFYPGDFTFVUPTELSAVAVKYPEIKALGAEVLSVSTDSRFTHKIWHEEELSKMVPDGIPYPMLSDQGGRVGSVYGVYDEEAGVDIRGRFLIDPDGVIQAMEVLTPPVGRNVTELIRQLRAFQHVRATGEATPSGWQPGKPTLKPSPDLAGKVWKVWKPDNAF, from the coding sequence ATGCCCGAAGCCAAAGATCAGTGTGTTACGCCCGCAAAAGGTCCCATCCTCGCGCCGGAAACATCCGCCGCGCCGGCGCCCACATCTGCAAAGGAGGTCGCGAAAATGATCGCACGAGTTGGCAAACCTGCACCTGATTTTGAACTGCCCGCGTTCGTCAACGGCGGGTTCAAGAACATCAAACTGTCGGATTACAAGGGTCAATGGGTGATTCTCTGTTTCTACCCAGGCGATTTCACCTTCGTTTGACCGACCGAACTGTCGGCGGTCGCCGTCAAGTACCCCGAGATCAAGGCGCTGGGCGCCGAAGTCCTCTCTGTCAGCACCGATAGCCGCTTTACCCACAAGATTTGGCACGAAGAAGAACTGTCCAAGATGGTCCCAGATGGAATCCCGTACCCTATGCTCTCGGACCAGGGTGGGCGCGTCGGCTCGGTGTATGGCGTGTACGATGAAGAGGCTGGCGTGGACATCCGCGGTCGCTTCCTCATTGACCCCGATGGCGTGATCCAGGCGATGGAGGTTTTGACGCCGCCGGTGGGCCGCAACGTAACCGAACTCATCCGCCAACTCAGGGCGTTCCAGCACGTGCGCGCCACGGGCGAGGCTACGCCATCCGGCTGGCAGCCGGGCAAGCCCACGCTGAAGCCGAGCCCCGATCTGGCGGGCAAGGTGTGGAAGGTTTGGAAGCCCGATAACGCTTTCTAG
- a CDS encoding ferritin: MLSKTMQDAMNEQIKNELYSGYLYLSMSAYADAANLPGFAHWMRVQAKEEQGHAMKFFKYIVERGGRVVLHAIDQPPTEFKSPVALFEETLAHEQKVTAMIHNLYALAVKENDYASQSFLKWFIDEQVEEEAHATAILEQLKMVGDSKMGLVMMDRQLAARE; this comes from the coding sequence ATGTTGAGCAAGACGATGCAAGATGCGATGAATGAACAGATCAAGAACGAGTTGTACTCCGGCTACCTTTACCTGTCCATGTCGGCCTATGCTGACGCAGCGAATCTGCCGGGCTTTGCCCACTGGATGCGCGTGCAGGCCAAGGAGGAGCAGGGCCACGCGATGAAGTTCTTCAAGTACATCGTGGAGCGGGGCGGGCGCGTGGTGCTCCACGCCATTGACCAGCCGCCCACCGAGTTCAAATCGCCTGTCGCGCTGTTTGAGGAGACGCTGGCCCACGAGCAGAAGGTAACCGCCATGATCCACAACCTGTACGCGCTGGCTGTGAAGGAAAACGACTACGCCAGCCAGTCCTTCCTCAAGTGGTTCATTGACGAGCAGGTGGAGGAAGAAGCCCACGCCACCGCCATCCTGGAGCAACTCAAGATGGTCGGCGACAGCAAGATGGGCCTGGTCATGATGGATCGGCAACTGGCGGCGCGTGAGTAG
- a CDS encoding Fic family protein has product MKPEAFTNPSGRLVQIDHEGKAYWAFVPDPLPPAITLDAALVRALSDADRALGELAGLGRAIPNPHLLIGPFTRREAVLSSRIEGTQADIADLYAYEAGARKDDADAREVLNYVRAMNHGLQHLAELPVGLRLIRELHAHLMEGVRGGSAAPGEFRRVQNYIGRPGCTVETADFVPPPVAQMIPALEDWEAYLHADDGNPPLVRLAFIHYQFETIHPFLDGNGRIGRLLIPLLLVEWNLLPLPLLYLSAFFEKHRGDYYDLLLAVSQRSAWGDWLLFFLRGVEEQARDAIARARRLQDLQREWRERLQARRYTAATLLKLVDELFVAPTVTVPQVQEILGVTHRAANQTVMRLVDEGILVPIPGRARNRQFVAQAIMDILTGNAQ; this is encoded by the coding sequence ATGAAACCCGAAGCGTTCACGAATCCGTCGGGACGCCTGGTGCAGATAGACCACGAGGGCAAGGCGTACTGGGCCTTTGTGCCCGACCCGCTGCCGCCCGCCATCACGCTGGACGCAGCCCTGGTGCGCGCCCTCTCCGACGCCGACCGCGCCCTGGGCGAGTTGGCCGGGCTGGGCCGCGCCATCCCCAACCCGCACCTGCTTATCGGCCCGTTCACGCGGCGCGAGGCGGTGCTGTCGTCGCGCATTGAGGGCACCCAAGCCGACATCGCCGACCTCTACGCCTACGAAGCGGGGGCGCGCAAGGACGACGCCGACGCCCGCGAAGTGCTGAACTACGTGCGCGCCATGAATCACGGCCTCCAGCATTTGGCCGAGTTGCCGGTGGGCCTTCGCCTCATCCGCGAACTCCACGCCCATCTGATGGAGGGCGTGCGCGGCGGCTCGGCGGCGCCGGGCGAGTTCCGCCGCGTGCAGAACTACATCGGCCGCCCCGGGTGCACCGTGGAGACCGCCGACTTCGTGCCCCCGCCCGTGGCGCAGATGATCCCCGCGCTGGAGGACTGGGAGGCCTACCTGCACGCCGACGACGGCAACCCGCCCCTGGTGCGCCTCGCGTTCATCCACTACCAGTTTGAGACCATCCACCCGTTTCTGGATGGCAACGGACGTATTGGGCGGCTCCTCATCCCCCTGCTGCTGGTGGAATGGAACCTGCTCCCGCTGCCCCTGCTGTACCTCAGCGCGTTCTTTGAGAAGCACCGAGGGGATTACTATGACCTCCTGCTGGCCGTAAGCCAGCGCAGCGCGTGGGGTGACTGGCTGCTGTTCTTCCTGCGCGGCGTGGAGGAGCAGGCCCGCGACGCCATCGCCCGGGCGCGGCGGCTGCAGGACTTGCAGCGCGAGTGGCGCGAGCGGCTCCAGGCGCGCCGCTACACCGCCGCCACGCTGCTGAAGTTGGTGGACGAGTTGTTCGTCGCGCCGACGGTTACCGTGCCCCAGGTGCAGGAAATCCTCGGCGTTACGCACCGCGCGGCCAATCAGACGGTGATGCGGCTGGTGGATGAGGGCATCCTGGTGCCCATTCCGGGGCGCGCGCGCAACCGCCAGTTCGTCGCGCAGGCGATCATGGACATCCTGACGGGCAACGCGCAATGA
- a CDS encoding metallophosphoesterase: MLVIVSDLHFRDGTAGEHNVSTRAVEGFLQSLAAAAQSARAREVTILFLGDIFDLLRTEMWFDVPEAERPWGLSGAPPEALECHAGRILDAILEHPVNRETFALLGGRLAEQFPLLPAEPQRIYIPGNHDRLCAQFPSLLRKAAQALGAADDDVRHVYRDARYGVVARHGHEWDVFNYEGGRSFADEDYVRVPIGDVITTELVAGLPYTIMRHPRIQQLPPATQQALRRNLQQIENVRPLHATLHWLFYQVQQHEWLRGVVEDAIDEVVAHFNGLPFVRDWYRRHDRWPSPLDEADQIQAVLFLLDKFRVTRMGGLLALAEALKGIRPRPAEEAARKELAGADPDVYYLVYGHTHQPMQVPIQIGQAADGTPMERVYLNTGCWGTRHVEAADGGFVSWKQLAYVVFYAEDEDVGPDPVRRGFPSFETWAATLKESLTWPPLGR, from the coding sequence ATGCTGGTCATCGTGAGCGACTTGCACTTCCGCGATGGCACGGCGGGCGAGCACAACGTCTCCACTAGAGCGGTGGAGGGGTTCCTGCAGTCCCTGGCCGCGGCCGCACAGTCCGCGCGGGCCAGAGAGGTTACAATCCTCTTCCTGGGCGACATCTTTGACCTCCTGCGCACCGAGATGTGGTTTGATGTCCCCGAGGCCGAGCGGCCGTGGGGACTTTCGGGCGCCCCGCCTGAGGCGCTGGAGTGCCACGCAGGCCGAATTCTGGACGCCATCCTGGAGCATCCGGTGAACCGCGAGACGTTTGCCCTCCTGGGTGGGAGGCTGGCGGAACAGTTCCCCCTCCTTCCGGCCGAGCCGCAGCGCATCTACATTCCGGGCAATCACGATCGCCTGTGCGCGCAGTTCCCGTCGCTGCTGCGGAAGGCCGCGCAGGCGCTTGGGGCCGCCGACGACGACGTGCGGCACGTGTATCGGGACGCGCGCTACGGGGTGGTGGCCCGCCACGGCCATGAGTGGGATGTGTTCAACTACGAGGGGGGCCGCTCCTTTGCCGACGAGGACTACGTGCGGGTGCCCATCGGCGATGTGATCACGACGGAACTGGTGGCGGGCTTGCCCTACACCATCATGAGGCATCCGAGAATCCAGCAACTCCCCCCGGCTACCCAGCAGGCCCTACGGCGCAATCTCCAGCAGATTGAGAACGTGCGCCCTCTGCACGCCACCCTGCACTGGCTTTTCTACCAGGTGCAGCAACACGAGTGGCTGCGCGGCGTCGTGGAGGACGCCATTGACGAAGTTGTGGCCCACTTCAACGGCCTGCCCTTCGTCCGCGATTGGTACCGTCGCCACGACCGCTGGCCCAGCCCGCTGGACGAGGCCGATCAGATTCAGGCTGTCCTGTTCCTGCTGGACAAGTTCCGCGTTACGCGCATGGGCGGGCTGCTGGCGCTGGCCGAGGCGCTGAAGGGCATCCGTCCCAGGCCCGCCGAAGAGGCCGCCCGCAAGGAACTGGCCGGCGCCGACCCGGACGTGTACTACCTGGTTTACGGCCACACCCACCAGCCGATGCAAGTGCCCATCCAGATCGGCCAGGCCGCCGACGGCACGCCGATGGAGCGCGTGTACCTGAACACGGGGTGCTGGGGCACGCGGCACGTGGAGGCCGCCGACGGGGGGTTCGTCTCGTGGAAGCAACTCGCCTACGTCGTGTTCTACGCCGAGGATGAGGATGTGGGACCCGATCCGGTGCGGCGGGGGTTCCCGTCGTTTGAGACGTGGGCGGCCACGCTAAAGGAGAGCCTGACCTGGCCGCCGTTGGGACGGTAG